In Maridesulfovibrio sp., a single genomic region encodes these proteins:
- the lpdA gene encoding dihydrolipoyl dehydrogenase encodes MSSITIIGAGPGGYIAAFEAARRGASVTLVEKSEMGGTCLNQGCVPTKTIKASAEAMETAGRLSEFGITPASTDEAVSFKADMAAVVARKERVRKVLCTGLEKTCASLKIRIVRGAAEFADNCTVLVRSEEGTEEIKSDKIIIATGSGILDLPSLPVDHKHIINSDDALNLDHVPESMIVVGGGVIGCELAFIYRAFGTSVTIVEGLDRLLPIPSVDADMSRLLQREAKKHRIRVELAKTVKSATSAGGRVSCVLGPSPFVEGATGEDSTMEAEVVLVAVGRTPNTKGLNLEAAGVETDARGWIKADGKMRTSAENIYAIGDVLGPSRIMLAHVASAEGLCAVDNCFGEERELDYSVVPAGIFSSPEIGTVGLTEDEATAKGFDVRSQVFQFRELGKAQAMGELPGMFKIICEKESGRIIGAHIAGAHATDLISEAALAVNKGLTAEDLAHTIHAHPTLAEGLYEVCEGWLRGR; translated from the coding sequence ATGTCATCCATCACGATCATAGGTGCGGGTCCGGGCGGCTACATCGCAGCGTTTGAAGCCGCTCGCCGCGGAGCCTCCGTCACACTGGTCGAAAAGTCCGAAATGGGCGGAACCTGCCTCAACCAGGGCTGTGTTCCGACCAAAACCATCAAGGCCTCGGCTGAAGCCATGGAAACAGCAGGCCGTCTTTCCGAATTCGGAATCACTCCCGCATCCACGGATGAAGCGGTCAGCTTCAAGGCAGACATGGCAGCAGTGGTTGCCCGCAAGGAACGCGTACGCAAGGTTCTCTGCACAGGACTGGAAAAGACCTGTGCCTCCCTTAAAATACGCATTGTCCGGGGTGCCGCCGAATTCGCCGACAACTGTACAGTACTGGTACGCTCCGAAGAAGGCACGGAAGAAATCAAGAGTGACAAAATCATCATCGCCACAGGTTCCGGCATCCTTGATCTGCCTTCACTTCCTGTAGACCACAAACACATTATCAATAGCGATGACGCCCTGAATCTCGACCACGTTCCCGAAAGCATGATTGTTGTCGGCGGAGGAGTAATCGGTTGCGAACTGGCCTTCATCTATCGGGCCTTCGGAACCTCCGTGACCATAGTTGAAGGTCTGGACCGTCTGCTCCCCATTCCTTCGGTGGATGCGGACATGAGTCGCCTGCTCCAGCGCGAGGCCAAAAAACACCGCATCCGTGTAGAACTTGCAAAAACAGTGAAAAGCGCAACCAGTGCAGGCGGCAGGGTTTCCTGTGTGCTGGGACCGTCTCCGTTTGTGGAAGGGGCAACCGGCGAGGACTCCACCATGGAAGCCGAAGTCGTACTCGTCGCCGTTGGCCGCACCCCGAACACCAAAGGGTTGAACCTCGAAGCTGCCGGGGTTGAAACCGATGCCCGCGGCTGGATCAAAGCCGATGGCAAAATGCGCACTTCCGCCGAAAACATATACGCCATAGGCGATGTTCTCGGACCTTCCCGGATCATGCTGGCCCATGTGGCTTCCGCAGAGGGACTGTGTGCCGTTGACAACTGCTTCGGCGAGGAACGGGAACTCGATTACAGCGTAGTACCCGCAGGAATTTTCTCCTCCCCGGAAATCGGAACAGTGGGCCTTACCGAAGACGAAGCAACCGCTAAGGGTTTTGACGTCCGCTCGCAGGTATTCCAGTTCCGTGAACTGGGCAAGGCCCAGGCCATGGGCGAACTGCCGGGCATGTTCAAAATCATCTGCGAAAAGGAAAGCGGCAGAATCATCGGCGCACACATTGCCGGCGCTCACGCCACGGACCTTATCTCCGAAGCGGCACTGGCTGTAAACAAAGGGCTTACCGCAGAAGATCTGGCCCACACCATCCATGCCCACCCCACCCTTGCGGAAGGACTCTACGAAGTCTGCGAGGGCTGGCTCAGAGGCCGCTAG
- a CDS encoding OsmC family protein — protein MAQLTVSYNREGDKQTIDTGSKVLGEIVINHEGIPEDERGGTAKQLLASSALYCFCGALGKALETRGAEYDRITGTATLETGIDEKKRARVVGITLDVTVHMDEDFGFIFDRVEKIMQKGCLVTASLHNAFPITYNLHLEED, from the coding sequence ATGGCTCAATTAACTGTTTCATATAACCGTGAAGGTGACAAACAGACCATCGACACCGGCTCAAAAGTTCTCGGCGAGATTGTCATCAATCATGAAGGAATACCTGAAGACGAACGCGGCGGCACCGCCAAGCAGTTGCTGGCCTCATCGGCCCTTTACTGTTTCTGCGGCGCGCTGGGCAAAGCTCTTGAAACCCGCGGAGCAGAATATGACCGCATTACCGGCACCGCCACCCTTGAAACCGGCATTGATGAAAAAAAACGCGCCCGTGTAGTCGGCATCACCCTTGATGTGACCGTGCACATGGACGAAGATTTCGGGTTCATCTTTGATCGCGTGGAAAAAATCATGCAGAAAGGCTGTCTGGTTACCGCTTCCCTGCACAATGCTTTCCCCATCACCTACAATCTGCATCTTGAAGAAGACTGA